From Pelosinus fermentans DSM 17108, the proteins below share one genomic window:
- the hypF gene encoding carbamoyltransferase HypF, producing the protein MQRLAIHIRGIVQGVGFRPFVYNLAQRYHITGWVLNNSQGVEIEAEGDSPAVSCFLEELNISAPPLAVVEEVIVNPVSLLGDTEFIIRYSREETQKTAWVSPDVATCSDCLREMTDPENRRYRYGFTNCTNCGPRYSIIKDVPYDRAATTMNTFPMCPSCQAEYDNPRDRRFHAQPNACPECGPAFRLLTREGTPIACDVYRETRRLIAAGHIVAIKGIGGYHLACDARQEQAVSQLRTRKIRADKPFALMCGSLERIRQLCDVSKEEENLLTSAARPIVLLAKKAGADLAQSIAPGTDFLGVMLPYAPIHWLLLADQDTWVMTSGNISDEPIVYKDQEALRLLGRIADYFLVHNREIFQQSDDSVVRIVGSKRQILRRSRGLAPKPIKISQEIPSILAVGGEAKNTFCLARGSFAFLSSHMGDLENMATYEAYLTAIEHYKQLFSIEPALVAYDWHPEYLASKYALSLPISHLGVQHHHAHIASVLAEHDIREKVIGVAFDGTGYGCDGTLWGGEFLVADSTDFLRLGHCKYLPLPGGAKAIKEPWRIAAWVLYNLYGKEFAAFDIKLCHDLSPGWELMVQAAAKGINAPLTSSAGRLFDIAAGILGICHTIHYEGQGAIALERAGHKQYGDVLPYEISQGSPYILDFMLTFAALTEALRKGSSVDFLAACFHATIADAVVTMVKKIKDDTGIRKVALSGGVWQNTTILKKVFGILQQEGMSVYTNELVPPNDGGLAFGQAAVAGACMKKR; encoded by the coding sequence ATGCAGCGTCTTGCCATACACATACGAGGTATTGTACAAGGGGTGGGATTCCGCCCCTTTGTTTATAATCTAGCACAGCGTTATCACATAACGGGTTGGGTGCTGAATAATTCCCAGGGGGTTGAAATTGAGGCAGAAGGGGATTCTCCGGCAGTTTCCTGCTTTCTAGAGGAACTGAACATTTCTGCGCCTCCTCTTGCAGTAGTGGAGGAAGTGATTGTCAATCCAGTCAGTCTGCTTGGAGATACGGAATTTATAATCCGGTACAGCAGGGAAGAGACGCAAAAGACAGCATGGGTTTCTCCCGATGTCGCTACTTGTTCTGATTGCTTAAGGGAAATGACAGACCCTGAGAACAGGCGGTATCGTTATGGGTTTACCAATTGTACAAACTGTGGTCCACGTTATAGCATTATTAAAGATGTTCCTTATGATCGTGCTGCTACCACGATGAATACGTTTCCGATGTGCCCTAGCTGCCAGGCTGAATATGATAATCCCCGTGACAGGCGGTTTCATGCCCAGCCTAATGCTTGCCCGGAATGCGGCCCTGCTTTTCGTCTTCTTACGAGGGAGGGAACACCGATTGCTTGTGATGTCTATAGGGAAACCAGACGGCTGATTGCAGCAGGACATATTGTGGCAATAAAAGGGATTGGCGGCTATCACTTAGCTTGTGATGCCCGTCAGGAACAAGCCGTCAGTCAATTGCGCACTCGTAAGATCAGAGCAGATAAGCCCTTTGCCCTTATGTGTGGCAGTTTAGAAAGAATCAGACAGTTATGTGACGTGTCAAAGGAAGAAGAAAATTTATTGACAAGTGCCGCGCGCCCTATTGTATTATTAGCAAAAAAGGCGGGGGCTGATTTAGCGCAGAGTATTGCGCCAGGCACAGATTTTCTGGGAGTGATGCTGCCTTATGCTCCGATCCATTGGCTGCTGCTGGCAGACCAGGACACATGGGTAATGACCAGCGGTAATATAAGTGATGAGCCGATTGTATATAAAGATCAAGAAGCCCTTCGATTATTAGGAAGGATCGCAGATTATTTTTTGGTGCATAATCGGGAAATTTTTCAGCAAAGTGATGATTCTGTGGTGCGAATAGTGGGGAGCAAGCGACAAATACTGCGGCGCAGTCGAGGATTGGCTCCTAAACCAATAAAAATTTCCCAGGAAATACCGTCTATTTTGGCGGTTGGTGGCGAAGCTAAAAATACTTTTTGCCTGGCTCGCGGATCCTTTGCTTTTCTGAGCAGTCACATGGGGGATTTAGAGAATATGGCAACTTATGAGGCATATCTTACTGCTATTGAACATTATAAACAACTATTTTCTATCGAACCTGCTTTAGTTGCTTATGATTGGCATCCTGAATATTTAGCCTCAAAATATGCCTTGTCTCTGCCTATTTCCCATCTAGGGGTTCAGCATCATCATGCTCATATTGCGTCAGTACTGGCAGAGCATGATATTCGCGAAAAGGTGATTGGTGTCGCTTTTGACGGTACTGGCTATGGATGCGATGGAACCTTGTGGGGAGGAGAATTCTTAGTAGCTGACAGCACAGATTTCCTTCGCCTTGGTCATTGCAAATATTTACCTTTGCCTGGCGGTGCAAAAGCCATTAAAGAACCATGGCGCATAGCGGCCTGGGTGTTATATAATCTATATGGAAAAGAGTTTGCTGCTTTTGATATCAAACTGTGTCATGATTTGTCTCCAGGCTGGGAGTTGATGGTACAGGCCGCTGCAAAAGGAATTAATGCTCCGCTGACTTCGAGTGCAGGCCGCTTATTTGATATTGCTGCAGGAATATTAGGCATTTGTCATACCATTCATTACGAAGGGCAAGGAGCCATTGCGTTAGAAAGAGCTGGGCATAAGCAATATGGAGATGTACTGCCCTATGAAATTTCTCAGGGAAGTCCCTATATTTTAGATTTTATGCTTACCTTTGCTGCCCTGACAGAAGCGCTTCGCAAAGGAAGTTCAGTTGATTTTTTAGCAGCTTGTTTTCATGCAACCATAGCAGACGCGGTTGTCACTATGGTTAAGAAGATAAAAGATGATACAGGTATACGAAAGGTCGCACTCAGTGGCGGTGTGTGGCAAAATACGACTATTTTAAAAAAAGTATTCGGAATCTTGCAACAAGAGGGCATGAGTGTGTATACGAATGAGCTTGTTCCGCCTAATGACGGGGGTCTTGCTTTCGGGCAGGCAGCTGTGGCTGGAGCATGTATGAAAAAGAGGTGA
- a CDS encoding HypC/HybG/HupF family hydrogenase formation chaperone, translated as MCLAVPGKILARQDMLATIEVGGVTRNVSVMLLPEAQVGDFVLMHAGFAVQVIDEEEAKKTLALFKELEQYAEHDK; from the coding sequence ATGTGTTTAGCTGTACCAGGAAAAATTCTAGCGAGGCAGGATATGTTGGCTACGATTGAAGTAGGGGGTGTGACGCGAAATGTGAGTGTTATGCTTTTGCCTGAGGCTCAGGTAGGAGATTTTGTATTAATGCATGCAGGATTTGCGGTTCAGGTTATTGACGAGGAAGAAGCAAAGAAAACCTTGGCCCTATTCAAGGAGTTGGAACAATATGCTGAGCATGACAAATGA
- the hypD gene encoding hydrogenase formation protein HypD: MLSMTNEEVKKAAAFFTREIEKLASGRSLRLMEVCGTHTVSIFKSGIRQLLPENVELVSGPGCPVCVTPNEYLDTAIAYSRKSDVMITTFGDMLKVPGSSSTLAKEKAQGSDIRIVYSSLEALEFAAKNPDKKVIFLAVGFETTAPTAAAAILMADETHLTNFYVLSAHKLVPPALRALLASGKSHVDGFLLPGHVSAIIGLQPYDFLSKEYHIPGVVAGFEPLDILQAVYMLLLQIHDQTARLENQYSRIVPKEGNPSACRILSQVYQQSDAVWRGLGKIPNSGMSIREKYQAFDALLNIPIIVEETKEASQCQCGKVLRGLLQPSNCLLFGKACRPEHPIGSCMVSVEGTCAAWYKYGAGRWQV; this comes from the coding sequence ATGCTGAGCATGACAAATGAAGAAGTAAAAAAAGCTGCTGCTTTTTTTACCAGGGAAATTGAAAAATTAGCAAGCGGGCGATCTCTTCGTTTAATGGAAGTATGCGGTACTCATACCGTGTCGATTTTTAAGTCTGGTATTCGTCAGCTGCTGCCGGAAAATGTAGAACTGGTTAGCGGTCCGGGATGCCCTGTATGTGTGACGCCAAATGAATATTTAGACACTGCGATTGCTTATAGCAGAAAATCTGATGTTATGATTACGACTTTTGGGGATATGCTAAAAGTACCTGGTTCTTCTTCTACATTAGCGAAAGAAAAAGCCCAAGGATCTGATATCCGTATTGTGTATTCTTCTTTGGAGGCGTTGGAATTTGCTGCAAAGAATCCGGATAAAAAGGTGATTTTCTTGGCAGTTGGCTTTGAAACAACGGCTCCCACTGCAGCGGCAGCAATTTTGATGGCGGATGAGACACATCTTACTAATTTTTATGTTTTGTCAGCTCATAAATTAGTGCCGCCTGCTCTTAGGGCTCTGCTGGCATCTGGTAAAAGTCATGTCGATGGCTTCTTGCTACCCGGTCATGTCAGTGCTATCATTGGGCTGCAGCCATATGATTTTTTAAGCAAGGAATATCATATTCCAGGGGTTGTAGCGGGTTTTGAACCCTTAGATATTCTGCAAGCGGTGTACATGCTTCTGCTGCAAATTCACGATCAGACAGCAAGGCTGGAGAATCAGTACAGCCGCATTGTACCCAAAGAAGGCAATCCTTCGGCCTGTAGGATTTTGTCCCAGGTATATCAGCAATCGGATGCTGTGTGGCGGGGCCTTGGCAAAATTCCTAATTCAGGGATGTCCATTCGAGAAAAATATCAGGCATTTGATGCTCTTTTGAACATACCTATAATAGTAGAGGAGACAAAAGAAGCCAGTCAGTGTCAGTGCGGAAAAGTACTGCGCGGACTGCTCCAGCCGTCGAACTGTCTTTTGTTTGGAAAAGCTTGTAGACCTGAACATCCCATTGGATCATGTATGGTGTCTGTAGAAGGTACTTGTGCAGCATGGTATAAGTACGGAGCAGGGAGGTGGCAGGTGTGA
- the hypE gene encoding hydrogenase expression/formation protein HypE produces MSNECVQLAHGSGGKLSHDLIKDVMWPAFANEILGEMNDGAQLHISGCRLAFSTDSYVVKPLFFPGGDIGKLAVCGTVNDVAMNGALPLYLSAGFVLEEGFPIADLQRIVASMQQAAKEAGVHIVTGDTKVVEKGAVDGIYINTAGIGKIMDGIHISGKNALPGQNIILSGYLGEHSLAVMGERHGLQFPQSVRSDCAPLNGLVEAMLTAVPKVAVLRDPTRGGLATTLNEIALQSGVGIMLEETHIPISSAVQAACDILGFDPLYLANEGKMVVFVEPESTNQVLDIMQQHVYGSEARVIGTVVKEPRGQVGLRTRIGGVRLLDMLVGDQLPRIC; encoded by the coding sequence GTGAGTAATGAATGTGTTCAGTTAGCCCATGGCAGCGGCGGGAAGTTAAGTCATGATTTAATAAAGGATGTAATGTGGCCTGCTTTTGCCAATGAGATCTTAGGAGAAATGAATGATGGGGCGCAGCTTCATATCAGCGGATGCCGATTGGCTTTTTCTACAGACTCTTATGTAGTAAAACCTTTGTTTTTTCCTGGCGGAGATATTGGCAAGCTGGCAGTATGCGGCACAGTAAATGACGTAGCGATGAATGGTGCTCTTCCTTTGTATTTAAGCGCGGGTTTTGTACTGGAAGAAGGTTTTCCTATCGCTGATCTGCAGCGTATTGTTGCCTCCATGCAGCAAGCTGCCAAGGAGGCTGGCGTGCATATTGTAACCGGAGATACGAAGGTCGTGGAAAAAGGAGCGGTGGATGGTATTTATATCAATACTGCTGGAATTGGCAAGATCATGGATGGTATTCATATCTCAGGTAAAAATGCTTTGCCTGGGCAGAATATTATTTTGAGCGGCTATCTAGGTGAGCATTCTTTGGCAGTAATGGGAGAACGACATGGATTACAGTTTCCTCAAAGTGTACGCAGTGACTGTGCACCACTCAATGGCCTGGTAGAGGCGATGCTGACGGCAGTACCTAAGGTCGCTGTGCTGCGAGATCCAACTCGAGGCGGTCTTGCAACAACTCTAAATGAGATTGCTCTGCAATCGGGGGTCGGTATTATGCTGGAGGAAACTCATATTCCTATATCATCAGCTGTACAGGCTGCATGCGATATTTTAGGTTTTGATCCGCTGTATTTGGCGAATGAAGGAAAAATGGTTGTTTTTGTGGAGCCGGAGTCGACCAATCAAGTATTGGATATTATGCAGCAGCATGTTTACGGGAGTGAGGCGCGAGTGATCGGAACCGTTGTGAAGGAACCGCGTGGACAGGTTGGCTTACGTACCAGGATTGGCGGCGTTCGATTACTGGATATGCTGGTAGGTGATCAATTGCCGCGCATATGTTGA
- the rpoN gene encoding RNA polymerase factor sigma-54, translating into MIPINLGYGLKLELNQKLMMTPELRQAIAILQLSALELSDMIEQEIIENPVLEIAEKEVDDPEADPVNENPKEQLDDYLNWDDYFNQGIDKKSEYMVVDDEKTTVEKFVKNNVSLHEHLEFQLHLAVRDEAAKRIGHYLIGCIDENGYLCGTLSEAADTLGTNEDRVLEVLNLIQTFDPMGVGARDLQECLLLQCQQKGTYTTLVEDIICHYLPEVAAGKYKAIAEKLNCSPQEIQQAVDVIRTFDPKPGRAFGNDQCSYIVADMTVERVNGKYVITVNDTSVPKLTINPYYRRVAVDADSESKKFIEGRLNSAVWLIKSIEQRRRTLYNVMEAIIELQQDFFDKGAKFLRPLVMKKVAEKIEVHESTVSRAIANKYVDTPHGLVSLRSFFSTAVQSSDGSQDVSATKVKQKIKELINTEDSSDPFSDQALSEILCQHGMKISRRTVAKYREEQNIPSSAKRKRY; encoded by the coding sequence GTGATTCCTATCAACCTAGGTTATGGTCTTAAATTAGAATTGAACCAAAAGTTAATGATGACACCTGAACTACGGCAGGCAATCGCCATTTTGCAGCTTTCTGCTTTGGAATTGTCAGATATGATCGAACAAGAAATTATAGAGAATCCTGTATTAGAGATAGCAGAAAAAGAGGTTGATGATCCTGAAGCAGATCCTGTAAATGAAAATCCAAAAGAACAGCTGGATGATTACTTGAACTGGGATGATTACTTTAATCAAGGAATTGATAAGAAGTCCGAGTATATGGTAGTTGATGATGAAAAAACTACTGTAGAAAAGTTCGTCAAAAACAATGTTTCTTTGCATGAGCATTTGGAATTCCAATTGCATTTGGCGGTACGGGATGAGGCTGCCAAACGAATAGGGCATTATCTGATTGGCTGCATTGATGAAAATGGTTATTTATGCGGTACATTGTCAGAAGCTGCGGATACCTTAGGCACTAACGAAGATCGGGTTTTGGAAGTTCTTAACCTGATCCAGACCTTTGATCCTATGGGTGTAGGAGCTCGGGACTTACAAGAATGCTTATTGCTGCAGTGTCAGCAAAAAGGCACTTATACTACACTGGTGGAAGATATTATTTGTCATTATCTGCCTGAGGTGGCAGCGGGTAAGTATAAAGCAATTGCAGAAAAACTAAACTGCAGTCCTCAGGAAATACAACAAGCGGTAGATGTAATTCGTACCTTTGATCCCAAACCAGGCCGCGCATTTGGGAATGACCAGTGCAGTTATATCGTAGCGGATATGACTGTGGAAAGAGTAAATGGCAAGTATGTGATTACTGTAAATGACACGAGTGTTCCTAAATTGACGATTAATCCTTATTATCGCCGTGTGGCGGTTGATGCTGACAGTGAGTCCAAGAAGTTTATTGAAGGCCGTTTAAACTCTGCCGTTTGGCTGATTAAGAGTATTGAACAGCGCCGTCGCACTTTATATAATGTGATGGAAGCGATTATTGAGCTGCAGCAGGACTTTTTTGATAAAGGCGCAAAATTCTTACGCCCTTTGGTCATGAAAAAAGTAGCTGAAAAGATAGAAGTCCATGAATCTACCGTGAGTCGTGCAATTGCTAATAAATATGTAGATACGCCTCATGGGCTCGTCAGCTTGCGCAGCTTTTTTTCGACAGCTGTGCAAAGCAGTGATGGCAGCCAGGATGTATCTGCAACGAAAGTGAAGCAAAAAATTAAAGAATTAATTAATACCGAAGATTCTTCGGATCCTTTTAGTGATCAAGCATTATCAGAGATTCTCTGTCAACATGGAATGAAAATTTCCAGGCGGACTGTAGCTAAATACCGGGAGGAACAGAATATCCCCTCATCGGCAAAACGTAAGCGGTATTGA
- a CDS encoding MgtC/SapB family protein: MVLEWEMAIRLLLASFLGGFIGYERESHHKAAGLRTHILVSIGSCLIMILSIKIYASVQGYTNADPTRLAAQVVSGIGFLGAGSIMKEGSTVRGLTTAASLWVVSGVGLAVGSGYYMGAFMTTAFVFLTLSILSRIEKKDHYSLVELAITTIDTPGQIGKIASILGVYGIQIRNVDVREQKELLKIVFTVYIPKKAERNQVTVGLLNISGITNVAFDAQ, translated from the coding sequence ATGGTATTGGAGTGGGAGATGGCGATTCGACTATTACTGGCCAGTTTTCTGGGCGGTTTTATTGGCTATGAACGGGAATCACATCATAAAGCGGCAGGACTCAGGACGCATATTTTGGTGTCCATTGGTTCTTGTTTAATCATGATCTTATCAATTAAAATCTATGCATCAGTACAGGGATATACAAATGCCGATCCTACCCGGCTGGCAGCCCAGGTAGTCAGTGGCATTGGTTTTCTAGGTGCAGGCAGTATTATGAAAGAAGGTTCTACAGTTAGAGGATTAACAACGGCAGCCAGCTTGTGGGTGGTATCCGGTGTGGGCTTGGCTGTAGGCAGCGGATATTATATGGGAGCTTTCATGACGACTGCTTTTGTATTTCTGACATTAAGCATTTTATCCCGTATTGAAAAAAAAGATCATTATTCCCTTGTGGAATTGGCGATTACAACCATTGACACACCCGGGCAAATCGGGAAAATTGCTTCTATACTGGGTGTATATGGCATCCAAATTCGAAATGTAGATGTTCGGGAGCAAAAAGAATTGCTTAAAATAGTCTTTACGGTATATATTCCTAAGAAAGCAGAACGGAATCAGGTGACAGTTGGTCTTTTAAATATCTCTGGGATTACCAATGTAGCATTTGATGCACAATGA
- a CDS encoding L-serine ammonia-lyase, iron-sulfur-dependent, subunit alpha → MNYNLLLNILKAEVLPTVGSLEAGAIALAAAHASETLGGRFDSISIIVNAKVNTDGAAAVIPGTKETSLEIAAVLGAIKRQPEKQLSILASITTEELDQGKEFLKQKDVTISIDDSRKGLWIEAYLRFGQEECHVIIKDTHTNVVSITKNGQFIFKQDGSGETAKERAVFQGDEIRIADMISIVEKMPWYEMEFLLDGVEMNCFAAEIGIARKMGLGIGAFFHSLIAEGVLSDDIVNYAKMLTAAAADARMSGENIKIMSCAGSGRYGITAILPVYAVGKKIRVSKERLARAIAISLGITIYIKVRTDHLPALCGRPVAAVSGASAAITWLMNGDSTMVANSMKNVFGNLAGMIGDDGKAEWGINLSIAAAVAVESSLMAQHHIAVPIHGGMTDDTIEQTIKNCGK, encoded by the coding sequence GTGAATTACAATTTGTTGCTGAATATACTAAAAGCTGAAGTATTGCCAACGGTGGGGAGCCTGGAGGCTGGGGCAATTGCATTGGCTGCTGCTCATGCCAGTGAGACATTAGGCGGAAGATTTGACAGCATTTCCATCATCGTGAATGCAAAGGTGAATACAGATGGTGCTGCTGCAGTTATTCCCGGTACAAAGGAAACAAGTTTGGAGATTGCAGCAGTGCTAGGAGCCATAAAAAGACAACCTGAAAAGCAGCTGTCTATATTAGCGAGTATAACGACTGAAGAACTGGATCAAGGAAAAGAATTTTTAAAACAAAAAGACGTTACCATTTCCATTGATGATAGCAGGAAAGGTTTATGGATTGAGGCATATCTTAGATTCGGCCAGGAAGAGTGTCATGTTATTATCAAAGATACACATACGAATGTAGTCAGTATTACAAAAAATGGACAATTTATTTTTAAACAAGATGGGAGTGGGGAGACGGCAAAGGAACGTGCTGTTTTTCAAGGAGATGAAATACGCATTGCAGATATGATTTCCATTGTTGAGAAGATGCCTTGGTATGAGATGGAGTTTCTGCTGGATGGTGTAGAAATGAATTGTTTTGCCGCAGAAATTGGTATTGCCAGAAAAATGGGCCTGGGTATTGGAGCATTCTTTCACTCCTTAATAGCAGAGGGTGTGTTATCAGATGATATTGTCAATTATGCAAAGATGTTGACAGCCGCTGCTGCTGATGCCCGTATGTCTGGTGAAAACATTAAGATTATGAGCTGCGCAGGCAGTGGCCGCTATGGAATAACGGCGATTCTTCCCGTGTATGCTGTAGGTAAAAAAATACGTGTTTCCAAAGAACGATTAGCCAGGGCTATTGCCATTAGCCTTGGGATTACCATTTATATAAAAGTTCGTACCGATCATCTGCCAGCTTTATGTGGCCGCCCGGTGGCAGCTGTATCAGGTGCCAGTGCTGCCATTACATGGTTGATGAATGGTGATAGCACAATGGTTGCAAATTCCATGAAAAATGTGTTTGGCAATTTGGCAGGGATGATTGGTGATGACGGTAAAGCGGAATGGGGGATAAATTTGTCTATAGCAGCAGCGGTTGCCGTAGAGAGCTCTTTAATGGCTCAGCATCATATTGCTGTACCAATTCACGGCGGAATGACTGATGATACCATTGAACAGACGATCAAAAATTGTGGTAAGTAG
- a CDS encoding transcription termination/antitermination NusG family protein has product MDWYVLRTLCGKEEVVLSILKKMEVFSDFEVFCPKRRIGWRKSGQVVSIIRPLFEGYLFVSVNKKDIGKFDRLLRVYKINVVKLVRSAGSLVPISYQERTLLQGLMDYGRIVEVSKIERTEEKIKVIDGPLLGFEHMIKKFSSRNRRITVEVPILEEKKIIELEGILINAKKENV; this is encoded by the coding sequence ATGGACTGGTATGTGCTGCGCACTTTATGTGGAAAAGAAGAAGTAGTTTTATCAATCTTAAAAAAAATGGAAGTATTTTCAGATTTTGAAGTTTTTTGCCCTAAAAGGAGAATCGGATGGCGAAAAAGTGGACAGGTCGTCAGTATCATCAGACCTTTATTTGAGGGCTACCTATTTGTATCGGTAAATAAAAAAGATATTGGTAAATTTGATCGCTTATTGCGTGTCTACAAAATTAATGTAGTCAAACTAGTGAGAAGTGCAGGGTCCTTAGTCCCCATATCCTATCAAGAACGAACGCTGCTTCAGGGGCTGATGGATTATGGAAGAATCGTTGAAGTAAGCAAAATAGAAAGAACAGAAGAAAAAATAAAGGTGATCGATGGGCCATTGCTGGGATTTGAGCATATGATTAAAAAATTTTCCAGCAGAAATCGGCGTATTACTGTAGAAGTACCAATATTGGAGGAAAAAAAGATCATAGAGTTGGAAGGTATTTTGATAAATGCTAAAAAAGAGAATGTGTAA